In Pogoniulus pusillus isolate bPogPus1 chromosome 2, bPogPus1.pri, whole genome shotgun sequence, the following are encoded in one genomic region:
- the ITGA4 gene encoding integrin alpha-4 isoform X1 has translation MRSCVRVKGVAGWATPLLLVWQWLPTARPYNLDTQHPLLFQGNNETFFGYSVLLHSHGEERWLVVGAPRANWPANISVATPGAIFRCRIGNNPSGRCEQLQLGNPNGERCGKTCLEERDNQWLGVSLSRQPKENGSIVACGHRWKNIFYMKNEHKLPYGICFAVSSDFRTELSRRICPCYIDHVRKFGENHGSCQAGMSNFYIEDLIIMGAPGSFYWTGSVFVYNTTANTIHAYTDSNNQVKFGSYLGYSVGAGHFLTPDSIEVIGGAPQQEQTGKAYIFSIEKQLNILFELRGKKLGSYFGAAICAVDLNSDGLSDLLVGAPMQSTIREEGRVYVYINSGSEAKMVELNIELSGSDSYAARFGESIANLGDIDNDGFEDVAIGAPQEDDLKGAIYIYNGREDGIRPSFSQRIQGHQVSNSLSMFGQSIASGVDADNNGYQDVAVGAFLSDSAVVLRAKPVIIVEASLKHLNSVNRTNLNCMENDQPAVCMNLKICFTYTGRDVPGYIVLLYNLSVDVNRKMDTPARFYFSSNGTSDTISGNVKIYSKNIACKDHPAFMRKDVRDILTPVNVEARYHLGHHILQKRNAQEFSPLQPVLQQRKEEDVIKSKFVFARFCSQENCSADLRVSGKVAFPKPYDKKTYLAVGSMKTLLLNISLLNGGDDAYETVLHIQLPKGLYFIRVLDMEEKQIYCDVLDKELHTVKLECSVGDLYVDQKSKLDFSFLLDASSFTRAEDDLDIIINATCKNEDGHMLMDNTLSLAIPLKYEIELNTHGFVSPASFVYGTNEKDLPVTCMKENINFTFHVISAGPSMAPNTNFEIMIPNAFPPHDFKLFNVLDIKTTVGQCSYNKYPRNCSAAEKNENILKDVVTFFSKPAKRQMYCMKNDSLCLQIHCKLGNMESGKEATVQLQLEATPSLLEMDDVSTLKFEIRATASPEKNVKVIELHKDKQAAYVYLEGVHHQKPKYHVTVLIIGIGLIVGVTLLLILSLLLWKVQPQHCRDLQIQVKQNQKSQRWIQTGTSVGQPGDAAQKPPSTVERVMYLRSSFVAILGWDLQT, from the exons GCAACCCCAATGGAGAGCGCTGTGGGAAGACTTGTCTGGAAGAACGTGATAACCAGTGGCTGGGGGTCAGCTTATCGAGGCAGCCAAAAGAAAACGGATCCATCGTT gCTTGTGGACATAGATGGAAAAATATCTTTTACATGAAAAATGAACACAAACTCCCGTATGGTATTTGTTTTGCTGTCTCTTCTGATTTTCGAACTGAACTGAGCAGAAGAATATGCCCATGCTATATAG ATCATGTGCGAAAGTTTGGAGAAAACCATGGGTCATGCCAGGCTGGGATGTCTAATTTTTATATTGAG GACTTAATAATAATGGGAGCCCCAGGATCATTTTATTGGACTGGTTCTGTCTTTGTGTACAATACAACTGCAAATACAATCCATGCTTATACGGATTCAAATAACCAAGTGAAATTTGGCAGTTATTTAG GATACTCTGTTGGAGCTGGACACTTTCTGACACCAGACAGTATAGAAGTAATTGGAggggctccccagcaggagcagactgGTAAA GCATACATTTTTAGCATTGAGAAGCAACTGAATATTCTATTTGAACTAAGGGGGAAAAAG TTGGGTTCTTACTTTGGAGCTGCAATTTGTGCTGTGGACCTGAATTCAGATGGCCTCTCAGACTTGCTAGTTGGTGCTCCAATGCAAAGTACTAtcagagaagaaggaagagtttATGTTTATATCAATTCAGGTTCT GAGGCAAAGATGGTAGAACTGAACATAGAGCTCAGTGGGAGTGACTCATATGCAGCCAGGTTTGGAGAGTCAATAGCCAATCTAGGAGACATAGATAATGATGGCTTTGAAG atgTAGCAATTGGAGCTCCACAAGAAGATGATCTAAAAGGGGCTATTTATATATACAATGGCAGGGAAGATGGAATTAGACCCTCATTTTCACAG agAATACAAGGACATCAAGTCAGTAACTCTTTAAGCATGTTCGGGCAATCCATAGCAAGTGGCGTTGATGCAGATAACAATGGCTACCAag ATGTGGCAGTTGGTGCATTTCTCTCTGATTCTGCTGTGGTTCTGAG AGCAAAACCAGTGATAATTGTTGAAGCTTCTTTAAAACACCTTAATTCAGTAAATCGAACTAATTTAAACTGCATGGAAAATGACCAGCCTGCCGTCTGTATGAATTTGAAGATATGTTTTACCTACACAGGACGAGATGTACCTGGTTATATTG TACTGCTTTATAATCTGAGTGTTGATGTGAACAGAAAAATGGATACCCCAGcaagattttatttttcctccaaTGGAACATCTGATACAATCTCAGGAAATGTCAAGATTTACAGCAAGAATATTGCCTGCAAAGATCACCCAGCATTTATGAGG AAAGATGTAAGGGATATCTTGACCCCTGTAAATGTTGAAGCACGTTATCACCTGGGGCATCACATTCTACAGAAAAGAAACGCACAGGAATTTTCACCGCTTCAACCTGTTCTTcagcagaggaaagaagaagatgTTATAAAAAGCAAG TTTGTTTTTGCCAGATTTTGCTCCCAAGAGAATTGTTCTGCTGATTTGAGAGTTTCTGGAAAAGTTGCTTTTCCAAA GCCTTATGATAAGAAAACATATCTTGCTGTTGGAAGCATGAAGACTTTATTATTGAATATTTCTCTTCTTAATGGTGGAGATGATGCATATGAAACTGTTCTCCACATTCAACTCCCTAAAGGTCTTTATTTCATCCGAGTTTTAGATATG gaagaaaagcagataTATTGTGATGTATTAGATAAAGAACTTCATACAGTAAAACTTGAATGCAGCGTTGGTGATTTATATGTTGATCAAAAATCAAAG CTGGATTTTAGTTTCCTCTTGGATGCAAGCTCATTTACCAGAGCAGAAGATGACCTCGACATCATCATTAATGCTACCTG TAAAAATGAAGATGGGCACATGTTGATGGATAACACGCTAAGCTTAGCCATACCTCTGAAATATGAGATTGAGTTAAATACTCATGG GTTtgtgtcaccagcttcattTGTTTATGGGACAAATGAGAAAGATTTGCCAGTTACATGTATGAAGGAGAACATCAACTTCACTTTTCAT GTTATCAGTGCAGGACCAAGCATGGCTCCAAACACAAACTTCGAGATAATGATACCTAATGCTTTTCCACCCCATGACTTCAAATTATTCAACGTGCTGGATATCAAG ACAACAGTTGGACAGTGCTCCTATAATAAATATCCCAGAAACTGTagtgcagcagaaaaaaatgaaaacatacTGAAGGATGTTGTCACTTTCTTTTCAAAGCCTGCTAAGAGACAAATG TACTGCATGAAAAATGACAGCCTTTGCTTACAAATACATTGCAAGCTTGGAAACATGGAAAGTGGGAAAGAAGCAACAGTTCAGTTGCAGCTGGAGGCTACTCCTTCACTTTTAGAAATG GATGATGTATCAACACTGAAGTTTGAAATAAGAGCAACAGCCTCACCAGAAAAAAACGTTAAAGTTATCGAACTCCACAAGGACAAACAAGCTGCATAT GTCTATTTGGAAGGAGTGCACCACCAAAAGCCAAAATACCATGTTACTGTGCTAATCATTGGCATAGGCTTAATAGTTGGTGTTACCTTGCTTTTGATTCTTTCACTTCTATTATGGAAG GTACAACCCCAACACTGCAGAGACTTACAAATCCAGGTAAAGCAGAACCAGAAAAGTCAAAGGTGGATCCAAACTGGGACTTCTGTGGGGCAGCCTGGAGATGCAGCACAGAAGCCTCCTTCAACTGTAGAAAGAGTAATGTATTTGAGATCATCATTTGTAGCCATCTTGGGCTGGGACTTGCAAACATGA
- the ITGA4 gene encoding integrin alpha-4 isoform X3, whose product MSNFYIEDLIIMGAPGSFYWTGSVFVYNTTANTIHAYTDSNNQVKFGSYLGYSVGAGHFLTPDSIEVIGGAPQQEQTGKAYIFSIEKQLNILFELRGKKLGSYFGAAICAVDLNSDGLSDLLVGAPMQSTIREEGRVYVYINSGSEAKMVELNIELSGSDSYAARFGESIANLGDIDNDGFEDVAIGAPQEDDLKGAIYIYNGREDGIRPSFSQRIQGHQVSNSLSMFGQSIASGVDADNNGYQDVAVGAFLSDSAVVLRAKPVIIVEASLKHLNSVNRTNLNCMENDQPAVCMNLKICFTYTGRDVPGYIVLLYNLSVDVNRKMDTPARFYFSSNGTSDTISGNVKIYSKNIACKDHPAFMRKDVRDILTPVNVEARYHLGHHILQKRNAQEFSPLQPVLQQRKEEDVIKSKFVFARFCSQENCSADLRVSGKVAFPKPYDKKTYLAVGSMKTLLLNISLLNGGDDAYETVLHIQLPKGLYFIRVLDMEEKQIYCDVLDKELHTVKLECSVGDLYVDQKSKLDFSFLLDASSFTRAEDDLDIIINATCKNEDGHMLMDNTLSLAIPLKYEIELNTHGFVSPASFVYGTNEKDLPVTCMKENINFTFHVISAGPSMAPNTNFEIMIPNAFPPHDFKLFNVLDIKTTVGQCSYNKYPRNCSAAEKNENILKDVVTFFSKPAKRQMYCMKNDSLCLQIHCKLGNMESGKEATVQLQLEATPSLLEMDDVSTLKFEIRATASPEKNVKVIELHKDKQAAYVYLEGVHHQKPKYHVTVLIIGIGLIVGVTLLLILSLLLWKVQPQHCRDLQIQVKQNQKSQRWIQTGTSVGQPGDAAQKPPSTVERVMYLRSSFVAILGWDLQT is encoded by the exons ATGTCTAATTTTTATATTGAG GACTTAATAATAATGGGAGCCCCAGGATCATTTTATTGGACTGGTTCTGTCTTTGTGTACAATACAACTGCAAATACAATCCATGCTTATACGGATTCAAATAACCAAGTGAAATTTGGCAGTTATTTAG GATACTCTGTTGGAGCTGGACACTTTCTGACACCAGACAGTATAGAAGTAATTGGAggggctccccagcaggagcagactgGTAAA GCATACATTTTTAGCATTGAGAAGCAACTGAATATTCTATTTGAACTAAGGGGGAAAAAG TTGGGTTCTTACTTTGGAGCTGCAATTTGTGCTGTGGACCTGAATTCAGATGGCCTCTCAGACTTGCTAGTTGGTGCTCCAATGCAAAGTACTAtcagagaagaaggaagagtttATGTTTATATCAATTCAGGTTCT GAGGCAAAGATGGTAGAACTGAACATAGAGCTCAGTGGGAGTGACTCATATGCAGCCAGGTTTGGAGAGTCAATAGCCAATCTAGGAGACATAGATAATGATGGCTTTGAAG atgTAGCAATTGGAGCTCCACAAGAAGATGATCTAAAAGGGGCTATTTATATATACAATGGCAGGGAAGATGGAATTAGACCCTCATTTTCACAG agAATACAAGGACATCAAGTCAGTAACTCTTTAAGCATGTTCGGGCAATCCATAGCAAGTGGCGTTGATGCAGATAACAATGGCTACCAag ATGTGGCAGTTGGTGCATTTCTCTCTGATTCTGCTGTGGTTCTGAG AGCAAAACCAGTGATAATTGTTGAAGCTTCTTTAAAACACCTTAATTCAGTAAATCGAACTAATTTAAACTGCATGGAAAATGACCAGCCTGCCGTCTGTATGAATTTGAAGATATGTTTTACCTACACAGGACGAGATGTACCTGGTTATATTG TACTGCTTTATAATCTGAGTGTTGATGTGAACAGAAAAATGGATACCCCAGcaagattttatttttcctccaaTGGAACATCTGATACAATCTCAGGAAATGTCAAGATTTACAGCAAGAATATTGCCTGCAAAGATCACCCAGCATTTATGAGG AAAGATGTAAGGGATATCTTGACCCCTGTAAATGTTGAAGCACGTTATCACCTGGGGCATCACATTCTACAGAAAAGAAACGCACAGGAATTTTCACCGCTTCAACCTGTTCTTcagcagaggaaagaagaagatgTTATAAAAAGCAAG TTTGTTTTTGCCAGATTTTGCTCCCAAGAGAATTGTTCTGCTGATTTGAGAGTTTCTGGAAAAGTTGCTTTTCCAAA GCCTTATGATAAGAAAACATATCTTGCTGTTGGAAGCATGAAGACTTTATTATTGAATATTTCTCTTCTTAATGGTGGAGATGATGCATATGAAACTGTTCTCCACATTCAACTCCCTAAAGGTCTTTATTTCATCCGAGTTTTAGATATG gaagaaaagcagataTATTGTGATGTATTAGATAAAGAACTTCATACAGTAAAACTTGAATGCAGCGTTGGTGATTTATATGTTGATCAAAAATCAAAG CTGGATTTTAGTTTCCTCTTGGATGCAAGCTCATTTACCAGAGCAGAAGATGACCTCGACATCATCATTAATGCTACCTG TAAAAATGAAGATGGGCACATGTTGATGGATAACACGCTAAGCTTAGCCATACCTCTGAAATATGAGATTGAGTTAAATACTCATGG GTTtgtgtcaccagcttcattTGTTTATGGGACAAATGAGAAAGATTTGCCAGTTACATGTATGAAGGAGAACATCAACTTCACTTTTCAT GTTATCAGTGCAGGACCAAGCATGGCTCCAAACACAAACTTCGAGATAATGATACCTAATGCTTTTCCACCCCATGACTTCAAATTATTCAACGTGCTGGATATCAAG ACAACAGTTGGACAGTGCTCCTATAATAAATATCCCAGAAACTGTagtgcagcagaaaaaaatgaaaacatacTGAAGGATGTTGTCACTTTCTTTTCAAAGCCTGCTAAGAGACAAATG TACTGCATGAAAAATGACAGCCTTTGCTTACAAATACATTGCAAGCTTGGAAACATGGAAAGTGGGAAAGAAGCAACAGTTCAGTTGCAGCTGGAGGCTACTCCTTCACTTTTAGAAATG GATGATGTATCAACACTGAAGTTTGAAATAAGAGCAACAGCCTCACCAGAAAAAAACGTTAAAGTTATCGAACTCCACAAGGACAAACAAGCTGCATAT GTCTATTTGGAAGGAGTGCACCACCAAAAGCCAAAATACCATGTTACTGTGCTAATCATTGGCATAGGCTTAATAGTTGGTGTTACCTTGCTTTTGATTCTTTCACTTCTATTATGGAAG GTACAACCCCAACACTGCAGAGACTTACAAATCCAGGTAAAGCAGAACCAGAAAAGTCAAAGGTGGATCCAAACTGGGACTTCTGTGGGGCAGCCTGGAGATGCAGCACAGAAGCCTCCTTCAACTGTAGAAAGAGTAATGTATTTGAGATCATCATTTGTAGCCATCTTGGGCTGGGACTTGCAAACATGA
- the ITGA4 gene encoding integrin alpha-4 isoform X2, translating into MRSCVRVKGVAGWATPLLLVWQWLPTARPYNLDTQHPLLFQGNNETFFGYSVLLHSHGEERWLVVGAPRANWPANISVATPGAIFRCRIGNNPSGRCEQLQLGNPNGERCGKTCLEERDNQWLGVSLSRQPKENGSIVACGHRWKNIFYMKNEHKLPYGICFAVSSDFRTELSRRICPCYIDHVRKFGENHGSCQAGMSNFYIEDLIIMGAPGSFYWTGSVFVYNTTANTIHAYTDSNNQVKFGSYLGYSVGAGHFLTPDSIEVIGGAPQQEQTGKAYIFSIEKQLNILFELRGKKLGSYFGAAICAVDLNSDGLSDLLVGAPMQSTIREEGRVYVYINSGSEAKMVELNIELSGSDSYAARFGESIANLGDIDNDGFEDVAIGAPQEDDLKGAIYIYNGREDGIRPSFSQRIQGHQVSNSLSMFGQSIASGVDADNNGYQDVAVGAFLSDSAVVLRAKPVIIVEASLKHLNSVNRTNLNCMENDQPAVCMNLKICFTYTGRDVPGYIVLLYNLSVDVNRKMDTPARFYFSSNGTSDTISGNVKIYSKNIACKDHPAFMRKDVRDILTPVNVEARYHLGHHILQKRNAQEFSPLQPVLQQRKEEDVIKSKFVFARFCSQENCSADLRVSGKVAFPKPYDKKTYLAVGSMKTLLLNISLLNGGDDAYETVLHIQLPKGLYFIRVLDMEEKQIYCDVLDKELHTVKLECSVGDLYVDQKSKLDFSFLLDASSFTRAEDDLDIIINATCKNEDGHMLMDNTLSLAIPLKYEIELNTHGFVSPASFVYGTNEKDLPVTCMKENINFTFHVISAGPSMAPNTNFEIMIPNAFPPHDFKLFNVLDIKTTVGQCSYNKYPRNCSAAEKNENILKDVVTFFSKPAKRQMYCMKNDSLCLQIHCKLGNMESGKEATVQLQLEATPSLLEMDDVSTLKFEIRATASPEKNVKVIELHKDKQAAYVYLEGVHHQKPKYHVTVLIIGIGLIVGVTLLLILSLLLWKVGFFKRQYKPISQDSNGRNSWSFTNGNKDD; encoded by the exons GCAACCCCAATGGAGAGCGCTGTGGGAAGACTTGTCTGGAAGAACGTGATAACCAGTGGCTGGGGGTCAGCTTATCGAGGCAGCCAAAAGAAAACGGATCCATCGTT gCTTGTGGACATAGATGGAAAAATATCTTTTACATGAAAAATGAACACAAACTCCCGTATGGTATTTGTTTTGCTGTCTCTTCTGATTTTCGAACTGAACTGAGCAGAAGAATATGCCCATGCTATATAG ATCATGTGCGAAAGTTTGGAGAAAACCATGGGTCATGCCAGGCTGGGATGTCTAATTTTTATATTGAG GACTTAATAATAATGGGAGCCCCAGGATCATTTTATTGGACTGGTTCTGTCTTTGTGTACAATACAACTGCAAATACAATCCATGCTTATACGGATTCAAATAACCAAGTGAAATTTGGCAGTTATTTAG GATACTCTGTTGGAGCTGGACACTTTCTGACACCAGACAGTATAGAAGTAATTGGAggggctccccagcaggagcagactgGTAAA GCATACATTTTTAGCATTGAGAAGCAACTGAATATTCTATTTGAACTAAGGGGGAAAAAG TTGGGTTCTTACTTTGGAGCTGCAATTTGTGCTGTGGACCTGAATTCAGATGGCCTCTCAGACTTGCTAGTTGGTGCTCCAATGCAAAGTACTAtcagagaagaaggaagagtttATGTTTATATCAATTCAGGTTCT GAGGCAAAGATGGTAGAACTGAACATAGAGCTCAGTGGGAGTGACTCATATGCAGCCAGGTTTGGAGAGTCAATAGCCAATCTAGGAGACATAGATAATGATGGCTTTGAAG atgTAGCAATTGGAGCTCCACAAGAAGATGATCTAAAAGGGGCTATTTATATATACAATGGCAGGGAAGATGGAATTAGACCCTCATTTTCACAG agAATACAAGGACATCAAGTCAGTAACTCTTTAAGCATGTTCGGGCAATCCATAGCAAGTGGCGTTGATGCAGATAACAATGGCTACCAag ATGTGGCAGTTGGTGCATTTCTCTCTGATTCTGCTGTGGTTCTGAG AGCAAAACCAGTGATAATTGTTGAAGCTTCTTTAAAACACCTTAATTCAGTAAATCGAACTAATTTAAACTGCATGGAAAATGACCAGCCTGCCGTCTGTATGAATTTGAAGATATGTTTTACCTACACAGGACGAGATGTACCTGGTTATATTG TACTGCTTTATAATCTGAGTGTTGATGTGAACAGAAAAATGGATACCCCAGcaagattttatttttcctccaaTGGAACATCTGATACAATCTCAGGAAATGTCAAGATTTACAGCAAGAATATTGCCTGCAAAGATCACCCAGCATTTATGAGG AAAGATGTAAGGGATATCTTGACCCCTGTAAATGTTGAAGCACGTTATCACCTGGGGCATCACATTCTACAGAAAAGAAACGCACAGGAATTTTCACCGCTTCAACCTGTTCTTcagcagaggaaagaagaagatgTTATAAAAAGCAAG TTTGTTTTTGCCAGATTTTGCTCCCAAGAGAATTGTTCTGCTGATTTGAGAGTTTCTGGAAAAGTTGCTTTTCCAAA GCCTTATGATAAGAAAACATATCTTGCTGTTGGAAGCATGAAGACTTTATTATTGAATATTTCTCTTCTTAATGGTGGAGATGATGCATATGAAACTGTTCTCCACATTCAACTCCCTAAAGGTCTTTATTTCATCCGAGTTTTAGATATG gaagaaaagcagataTATTGTGATGTATTAGATAAAGAACTTCATACAGTAAAACTTGAATGCAGCGTTGGTGATTTATATGTTGATCAAAAATCAAAG CTGGATTTTAGTTTCCTCTTGGATGCAAGCTCATTTACCAGAGCAGAAGATGACCTCGACATCATCATTAATGCTACCTG TAAAAATGAAGATGGGCACATGTTGATGGATAACACGCTAAGCTTAGCCATACCTCTGAAATATGAGATTGAGTTAAATACTCATGG GTTtgtgtcaccagcttcattTGTTTATGGGACAAATGAGAAAGATTTGCCAGTTACATGTATGAAGGAGAACATCAACTTCACTTTTCAT GTTATCAGTGCAGGACCAAGCATGGCTCCAAACACAAACTTCGAGATAATGATACCTAATGCTTTTCCACCCCATGACTTCAAATTATTCAACGTGCTGGATATCAAG ACAACAGTTGGACAGTGCTCCTATAATAAATATCCCAGAAACTGTagtgcagcagaaaaaaatgaaaacatacTGAAGGATGTTGTCACTTTCTTTTCAAAGCCTGCTAAGAGACAAATG TACTGCATGAAAAATGACAGCCTTTGCTTACAAATACATTGCAAGCTTGGAAACATGGAAAGTGGGAAAGAAGCAACAGTTCAGTTGCAGCTGGAGGCTACTCCTTCACTTTTAGAAATG GATGATGTATCAACACTGAAGTTTGAAATAAGAGCAACAGCCTCACCAGAAAAAAACGTTAAAGTTATCGAACTCCACAAGGACAAACAAGCTGCATAT GTCTATTTGGAAGGAGTGCACCACCAAAAGCCAAAATACCATGTTACTGTGCTAATCATTGGCATAGGCTTAATAGTTGGTGTTACCTTGCTTTTGATTCTTTCACTTCTATTATGGAAG GTTGGCTTCTTCAAAAGGCAATACAAACCAATTTCTCAAGACAGCAACGGAAGAAACAGCTGGAGTTTTACAAACGGGAACAAAGATGACTAA